GGAGTGGATGCTGCCTATGAACCGGCCGAGTATGCCGCAGCCCGATGGGTCCGGTGCACCGACAAAAAAAAGCTGGATGCATTTAAAAAAGCCTGCCAGTCCCATCTGGCAACAGATGCGCGGGGGGAGCTGGTCTACCTCGCCCCGACCCTGTGGCGGCTCAATTATGAGTCCGAACAATGGCCGGATCTCACATTTTTAAAAACCCGGGAATATCAATAAATCCCTGCGCATCCAGTCCCGGAGGATGGAAATTGGCTATTTCTCCGCCTTGCGCGCGCATTCAATACAGGTTGCCACACTGGGATCAAAGCGCAACCGGCCTTCTGCAATTTCTTCATCGCAATTGACGCAATATCCGTAATCCCCGTCTTTCATGCGCTCAAGCGCCTTGTAAATCCGCCTGCGCTCCTGCTCGGCCAGTCGGGATGCGGCCCGGGACATGGCCTTTTGCTGCATGGCATCCATGCGCGAAAGCCGGCCTGTGCGCGCCTGATCCAGTTCCAGGGGCGCTGTGTCGTCTTTTTTGTCGGCCTGCCCGCTTTCGATTGCTTCCAGACGCTTTTGCAGGGCTTCTTGAAATTCTGCAAGGTCGATGTCTTTTCGCAAAATAAAAAAATCCTTTCCGGATCATTTGAAAACCATCTGTTTGACCGGCTTACACGTTGCCTTTTTGAAACAAATACAAATTTTTTATTTTATCCGAAAACGCATATCCGCACAATCATGATTTGTGTTCACTCCTGGCCAGTCTGCAAACCCAAAAATTGACACCAGCAAACAACAAGATTATCTTTTCTAAAGAATATATAGTTTCCCGGAATCAAGTGCCAAGCGGTTTTATTTCACCACAAATGCGTCACCATATACGCAAGGAGGGCCTGCCACAAAAATTCACCGGGCAAGAATTTTAAGCAAACATCTTATTGACATCTTTTCCCAAAAAAGGAGCAACGCCATGAAACCTATTGTAAAAACAGGTGTAATCATTCTTTCTGCCATATTTGTCACATTTCTGGCAGGTGAGAGTTTTGCGCAAACC
The Desulfosalsimonas propionicica DNA segment above includes these coding regions:
- a CDS encoding TraR/DksA family transcriptional regulator, giving the protein MRKDIDLAEFQEALQKRLEAIESGQADKKDDTAPLELDQARTGRLSRMDAMQQKAMSRAASRLAEQERRRIYKALERMKDGDYGYCVNCDEEIAEGRLRFDPSVATCIECARKAEK